The Ciona intestinalis chromosome 11, KH, whole genome shotgun sequence genome has a segment encoding these proteins:
- the LOC100180181 gene encoding cytochrome P450 2D15-like → MLDILLSCIRAWFSTITLSIIVFYVTWHYWNKRTPGSPPGPRGFPFIGAITSIRKHPEHVMTKWNKEYGPVCMVRLGFKDVLVIGSYEAAHEAYVKSQDFLDRPSPFGLEILGGGYGLFPIAYGSFHQEQRRFGLNTLREHGMGRRVLESTILQYAEELCDRLETKMSAPVLLDQEVYIAVSSTIAHIVFGHNTMQDSPEFRDMILWMLRPNTATVLAGILVFAPYLKHLPFFRGVHNDSRALRLKLESLNLKEVKKHDKTRDPSDPRDFIDSFLNEMDKRKRKNSKQATETPSENHPLQNGNGVSKDNDDKDFKGKIDPNWETYSSFSDQQLVSMVRDLFLAGTDTTSATTCWIILFLCKYPDVQRRMQKEIDDVIGENGIPKLALAERLPFTRAVIQEMGRIRPNVPLAVPHCASRDSTLMGFNIPKDTIIMTNIWGIHHDEKTWKDPYKFNPDRHLDAEGNFVKSNHVMQFNIGLRSCLGQQLARMELFLITVTLFRKFFIELEPGCDIDMEGESLVSLRPYPFKVLLTKRI, encoded by the exons ATGCTTGATATATTACTAAGCTGCATACGGGCATGGTTCAGCACTATAACGCTGTCTATTATCGTCTTTTATGTGACGTGGCATTACTGGAATAAAAGGACACCGGGAAGTCCCCCCGGGCCCCGGGGTTTTCCCTTTATTGGGGCTATTACGTCAATTCGGAAACATCCCGAACACGTCATGACAAAATGGAACAAGGAATATGGCCCTGTATGTATGGTGAGACTTGGCTTCAAAGATGTATTGGTGATTGGCAGCTACGAGGCAGCGCATGAGGCTTATGTTAAAAGTCAAGATTTCTTGGATCGACCGTCGCCTTTTGGCCTTGAGATATTGGGCGGTGGGTATGGGCTTTTCCCCATCGCTTACGGCTCCTTCCACCAGGAGCAACGTCGCTTCGGGCTCAACACGCTCAGAGAGCATGGGATGGGACGAAGGGTCCTCGAGTCAACCATTCTGCAGTACGCTGAGGAGCTTTGCGACAGATTAGAAACGAAAATGAGCGCTCCGGTTTTGCTAGACCAGGAAGTATATATCGCAGTATCGAGTACCATCGCACACATTGTGTTCGGTCATAATACGATGCAAGACAGCCCAGAGTTTCGTGATATGATCTTATGGATGCTTAGGCCGAATACAGCGACAGTGCTTGCCGGGATTCTCGTATTCGCTCCTTACTTGAAACATCTCCCGTTCTTCCGTGGCGTCCACAACGACAGCAGAGCTTTAAGGCTTAAACTGGAAAGTCTAAATCTAAAAGAAGTGAAGAAACACGACAAGACCCGGGACCCGTCAGATCCGAGGGATTTCATCGACAGCTTTCTGAACGAGATGGACAAACGTAAACGAAAAAACTCGAAGCAGGCAACAG AAACTCCGTCAGAAAACCACCCCCTCCAAAATGGCAACGGAGTAAGCAAAGATAACGACGATAAAGATTTCAAAGGGAAGATTGATCCGAACTGGGAAACTTATTCGTCGTTTAGTGACCAACAACTCGTGTCCATG GTCCGCGACCTTTTTCTTGCCGGAACCGACACAACGTCCGCTACAACTTGTTGGATCATCTTGTTCCTCTGCAAATACCCGGATGTACAACGGAGGATGCAAAAAGAGATTGATGACGTAATAGGGGAGAATGGCATCCCGAAGTTGGCGCTCGCGGAAAGGTTGCCTTTCACCAGAGCTGTAATACAG GAGATGGGAAGAATTCGCCCCAACGTTCCACTAGCCGTTCCCCATTGCGCGTCAAGGGATTCGACATTAATGGGCTTCAACATACCCAAAGATACGATAATCATGACCAACATATGGGGCATACATCACGATGAGAAAACATGGAAGGATCCGTACAAGTTTAATCCTGATCGCCACTTGGACGCTGAGGGCAACTTCGTAAAGTCAAACCACGTGATGCAATTCAACATCGGCCTCCGTAGTTGTTTAGGGCAGCAACTTGCACGCATGGAGTTATTCCTCATCACAGTTACTTTGTTTCGAAAGTTTTTCATTGAGCTTGAGCCGGGATGCGATATAGACATGGAAGGAGAGAGTTTGGTCTCCCTGCGACCTTACCCGTTTAAAGTTTTGCTCACAAAGAGAATTTAA
- the LOC100184136 gene encoding JNK1/MAPK8-associated membrane protein, which yields MENLLELCSGRYCGRIKNESSGWSDCTACPVGYRSDDLKLCQKCVDSPDLYEWMYLGFMAMLPLTLNWLCILIYNHKWSSPAVIIQMVSSFFESFTAAILSLLIYEPRGSLTLLSCKVVQISDWYTVFFNPTIKYTTTVFCAQEAVYPLYSIVFLCYLFSLAMLVLLRPIAYSLLPKPSRNKLFTKTLYATLYFHPILVAVHAVCAGLLYYSYPYLTMFTTVLATVTYYVKCDAMTLKKILDKDLSKHIFAMVWHLLTLCAAAVSIIISTYTFLTWKNLLFLLCTPFPMIFFLLTERFSDPTNIAQEMDMMNRNTV from the exons ATGGAAAATTTATTGGAATTATGTTCTGGGAGGTACTGTGGACGTATTAAGAACGAATCTAGCG GTTGGAGCGACTGCACTGCTTGTCCAGTTGGTTACAGATCTGATGATTTGAAACTTTGTCAGAAATGTGTGGATTCACCAGACTTATATGAATGGATGTATCTTGGGTTCATGGCAATGTTACCTCTTACATTGAACTGGCTGTGTATTCTAATATACAACCACAAATGGAg TTCTCCAGCTGTTATCATCCAAATGGTTTCTTCCTTTTTCGAAAGTTTCACTGCAGCAATACTTTCCTTGTTAATATACGAACCAAGAGGCTCGCTAACTCTTCTATCGTGTAAAGTGGTTCAAATATCTGACTGGTACACTGTCTTCTTCAACCCAACTATTAAATACACAACAACTGTCTTCTGTGCACAGGAAGCAGTATATCCATT ATATTCAATAgtgtttctatgttatttattctcgTTGGCGATGTTGGTTCTGCTTCGTCCGATCGCATACTCGCTGTTACCTAAACCATCACGGAACAAATTGTTCACAAAAACTTTGTACGCGACACTTTACTTTCACCCTATACTGGTTGCAGTGCATGCTGTGTGTGCTGGTCTTCTGT ATTATTCTTACCCATATTTAACAATGTTCACAACAGTGCTGGCAACAGTGACATATTATGTCAAATGTGATGCAATG acGCTCAAGAAAATCCTTGATAAAGATTTGAGCAAGCATATCTTCGCAATGGTTTGGCATCTCCTTACATTGTGTGCTGCTGCCGTCTCCATCATTATCAGTACATATACATTTCTGACTTGGAAAAACCTACTTTTTCTCCTTTGCACTCCGTTCCCAATGATATTTTTCCTTCTCACTGAGAGATTCTCGGATCCAACCAACATAGCCCAAGAAATGGACATGATGAATCGTAACACCGTGTAA
- the zf(c2h2)-17 gene encoding zinc finger protein (The RefSeq protein has 2 substitutions compared to this genomic sequence), producing MSGNDGFYKEALEHCRTFNSRLMTERRVRLPYLDSQTRVAQSDCCLWFKRRHRGPGLKPNQVYCYPSKRWKKRPRFTPLVDPSYEAMAAANNYKSMLRSSDVPHHLINENSNDSSSMNTITSAMIDADNEMLDNNSNNEDNGAIDEDEDFEDFENGKSKKKGRKSQFKAATRSGRKSDVTTDDKYHTCDYCGKKYKNKTGLNYHVQHVHQDELDADEEYTPSGRHSPSSIMSDDHHSTSSRTSAIAAQKAVAAAVADISEVEIIEPRPKRKRQTQSNNYCDFCLGDADENKKTGESEELVSCSDCGRSGHPTCLQFTDIMTMNVKKYSWQCIECKSCHVCGTSDNDEQLLFCDDCDRGYHMYCLQPRMENPPEGSWICNLCENDRKEREKLASHGTLSL from the exons ATGTCGGGAAACGATGGGTTCTATAAAGAAGCGTTGGAACATTGTCGCACGTTCAATAGTCGGCTGATGACAGAACGAAGG GTTCGATTGCCTTACCTAGATTCCCAAACAAGAGTCGCACAAAGTGATTGCTGCCTTTGGTTCAAAAGAAG ACATCGTGGACCTggtttaaaaccaaaccaaGTATATTGCTACCCCAGCAAAAGATGGAAGAAACGACCCCGTTTCACCCCGCTGGTGGACCCCTCGTATGAAGCAATGGCTGCTGCAA aCGATTACAAAAGTATGCTGAGATCCTCTGATGTCCCTCATCATCTGATCAATGAAAACTCGAACGATTCAAGCAGCATGAACACGATAACTTCTGCGATGATCGACGCCGACAACGAAATGCTCGATAACGTTTCAAACAACGAGGATAACGGGGCTATCGACGAGGACGAAGATTTCGAAGATTTTGAAAACGGGAAGTCAAAGAAAAAGGGAAGGAAAAGTCAATTTAAGGCG GCCACAAGATCTGGTAGAAAGAGCGACGTCACTACTGATGATAAATATCATACATGTGATT ACTGTGGAAAGAAATACAAGAACAAGACTGGGTTAAACTACCACGTCCAGCATGTGCATCAAGATGAACTCGATGCAGATGAGGAATATACTCCAAGTGGAAGACACTCACCATCCTCCATTATGTCCGATGATCATCATTCAACCTCATCAAGAACTTCTGCCATCGCTGCTCAGAAAGCTGTGGCAGCAGCAGTTG CTGATATAAGTGAGGTTGAAATCATCGAACCACGACCAAAACGTAAACGACAAACTCAGTCGAACAATTATTGCGATTTCTGTCTCGGAGATGCAGATGAGAATAAAAAGACGGGAGAATCTGAGGAGTTGGTTTCGTGTTCTGATTGTGGGAG ATCTGGCCATCCTACGTGTTTACAGTTCACTGATATAATGACAATgaatgtaaagaaatacagctGGCAATGCATTGAATGCAAGTCATGTCATGTGTGTGGAACATCTGATAACGAT GAGCAGTTATTGTTCTGTGATGACTGCGATAGAGGATACCACATGTATTGCCTTCAACCCCGAATGGAAAATCCTCCAGAGGGAAGCTGGATTTGTAATCTTTGTGAAAACGATAGAAAAGAACGAGAAAAACTGGCAAGTCATGGGACACTAAGTTTGTGA
- the zf(c2h2)-17 gene encoding zinc finger protein isoform X1, with product MSGNDGFYKEALEHCRTFNSRLMTERRVRLPYLDSQTRVAQSDCCLWFKRRHRGPGLKPNQVYCYPSKRWKKRPRFTPLVDPSYEAMAAANDYKSMLRSSDVPHHLINENSNDSSSMNTITSAMIDADNEMLDNVSNNEDNGAIDEDEDFEDFENGKSKKKGRKSQFKAATRSGRKSDVTTDDKYHTCDYCGKKYKNKTGLNYHVQHVHQDELDADEEYTPSGRHSPSSIMSDDHHSTSSRTSAIAAQKAVAAAVADISEVEIIEPRPKRKRQTQSNNYCDFCLGDADENKKTGESEELVSCSDCGRSGHPTCLQFTDIMTMNVKKYSWQCIECKSCHVCGTSDNDEQLLFCDDCDRGYHMYCLQPRMENPPEGSWICNLCENDRKEREKLASHGTLSL from the exons ATGTCGGGAAACGATGGGTTCTATAAAGAAGCGTTGGAACATTGTCGCACGTTCAATAGTCGGCTGATGACAGAACGAAGG GTTCGATTGCCTTACCTAGATTCCCAAACAAGAGTCGCACAAAGTGATTGCTGCCTTTGGTTCAAAAGAAG ACATCGTGGACCTggtttaaaaccaaaccaaGTATATTGCTACCCCAGCAAAAGATGGAAGAAACGACCCCGTTTCACCCCGCTGGTGGACCCCTCGTATGAAGCAATGGCTGCTGCAA aCGATTACAAAAGTATGCTGAGATCCTCTGATGTCCCTCATCATCTGATCAATGAAAACTCGAACGATTCAAGCAGCATGAACACGATAACTTCTGCGATGATCGACGCCGACAACGAAATGCTCGATAACGTTTCAAACAACGAGGATAACGGGGCTATCGACGAGGACGAAGATTTCGAAGATTTTGAAAACGGGAAGTCAAAGAAAAAGGGAAGGAAAAGTCAATTTAAGGCG GCCACAAGATCTGGTAGAAAGAGCGACGTCACTACTGATGATAAATATCATACATGTGATT ACTGTGGAAAGAAATACAAGAACAAGACTGGGTTAAACTACCACGTCCAGCATGTGCATCAAGATGAACTCGATGCAGATGAGGAATATACTCCAAGTGGAAGACACTCACCATCCTCCATTATGTCCGATGATCATCATTCAACCTCATCAAGAACTTCTGCCATCGCTGCTCAGAAAGCTGTGGCAGCAGCAGTTG CTGATATAAGTGAGGTTGAAATCATCGAACCACGACCAAAACGTAAACGACAAACTCAGTCGAACAATTATTGCGATTTCTGTCTCGGAGATGCAGATGAGAATAAAAAGACGGGAGAATCTGAGGAGTTGGTTTCGTGTTCTGATTGTGGGAG ATCTGGCCATCCTACGTGTTTACAGTTCACTGATATAATGACAATgaatgtaaagaaatacagctGGCAATGCATTGAATGCAAGTCATGTCATGTGTGTGGAACATCTGATAACGAT GAGCAGTTATTGTTCTGTGATGACTGCGATAGAGGATACCACATGTATTGCCTTCAACCCCGAATGGAAAATCCTCCAGAGGGAAGCTGGATTTGTAATCTTTGTGAAAACGATAGAAAAGAACGAGAAAAACTGGCAAGTCATGGGACACTAAGTTTGTGA